The Chelatococcus sp. HY11 genome includes a window with the following:
- a CDS encoding glycosyltransferase produces the protein MGILAFVTFELAPFTPGGIGRVLHNMLLSMSDEDRNRSLVILVDADGATDGFAELFPGVGLVRVDTARHEPGSQARTLGAHVAPQTVYGHSPHHWRSVAVQQALAEAATRHAFDYVEFPDWGGLGFATIQEQRLRRFLDDAVIAVRLHNAHRGLLQAEARAISRSDLNLADIERKCLRDCDVVVGQLRPFADMTREIFALDAVDWERRLVIHTPPVLLDGREPARETIPPASNQSIRFTSKVQPVKRPDLFVRGVAGFMRRDSGYTGSAAFNAHAFEPDYRRYIDSLIPSDLRPRFDAAANPGDRQRQAMIAASTVVVPSDIESFCLAAYEASLLGARVVLNGANPAFGPDTPWIDGENCVKFDGTALGLTNALERILSPSLHLRPLQPPTDPWPWENPSPVTARDAATREPLVSVVIPHFNLGAYLAETIRSVLDLSYDNLEIVVVDDASTDEHSRFMIGQLRRKEDPRLKVVALECNRGLANARNVGVAHAAGDYILTLDADDLLHPGFLSLAVDALERNPEHDFVVPQAGYFREADEIPLPGEPSNFIDYAIFTGEAVIAGLTENRFSTATAVFRKTLLQRFPYREELRAYEDWDLYLRLSQADVRCLVTTGVYFYYRRRAESMIARCEADTRTRPMLVHDMMRGGAAGSLHDRGRFLAICAAATAESEARQFKEQYQTVRLPESRFMRGALKAHGYWTRLPASVRLIAGGSVLLAWRGARGVVRIWYRLRHGFPRRSWPRLARTL, from the coding sequence ATGGGTATCTTGGCATTCGTGACTTTCGAGCTTGCGCCGTTCACCCCGGGGGGGATAGGCCGGGTTTTGCACAACATGCTTCTCAGCATGAGCGACGAGGATCGCAACCGCTCCCTCGTCATCCTGGTTGATGCCGATGGTGCGACGGATGGCTTTGCCGAGCTCTTTCCCGGCGTTGGGCTGGTGCGCGTGGATACGGCGCGGCACGAGCCGGGCAGCCAGGCCCGGACGCTCGGCGCGCATGTGGCGCCTCAGACGGTCTACGGACATAGCCCGCATCACTGGCGGTCGGTCGCTGTGCAACAGGCGCTGGCCGAGGCTGCCACGCGTCACGCGTTCGACTATGTCGAGTTCCCGGACTGGGGTGGACTTGGCTTCGCCACCATCCAGGAGCAACGGTTGCGGCGCTTCCTGGACGATGCCGTCATCGCGGTTCGCCTGCATAACGCCCACAGGGGCCTGCTACAGGCTGAAGCGCGGGCGATCTCCCGCAGCGATCTCAATCTCGCGGATATCGAGCGCAAATGCCTGCGCGATTGCGATGTCGTGGTTGGCCAGCTGCGACCCTTCGCGGATATGACGCGCGAGATCTTTGCGCTTGATGCGGTGGACTGGGAGCGGCGTCTTGTCATTCACACGCCGCCGGTGCTGCTCGACGGGCGTGAGCCGGCGCGCGAGACGATACCGCCCGCTTCCAACCAATCGATCCGCTTCACGTCCAAGGTGCAACCCGTCAAGCGGCCGGACCTCTTCGTGCGGGGCGTCGCAGGCTTCATGCGCCGCGATTCCGGCTACACCGGCTCGGCCGCCTTCAACGCCCACGCCTTCGAGCCGGATTACCGCCGCTATATCGACTCGTTGATCCCATCAGACCTCAGGCCTCGCTTCGATGCCGCCGCAAATCCGGGAGACCGCCAACGTCAGGCAATGATCGCGGCAAGCACGGTCGTCGTGCCAAGCGATATCGAGTCCTTCTGCCTCGCGGCTTACGAGGCGTCGCTTCTCGGCGCGCGCGTGGTGCTGAATGGAGCGAATCCGGCTTTCGGGCCTGATACGCCCTGGATCGACGGCGAGAACTGCGTGAAGTTCGACGGCACGGCCCTGGGCCTCACCAACGCGCTGGAGCGTATTCTCTCGCCGTCCCTCCACCTGCGGCCCTTGCAGCCGCCCACGGACCCCTGGCCCTGGGAGAACCCGTCTCCTGTCACTGCCCGAGACGCCGCGACCCGCGAGCCTCTCGTCTCCGTCGTCATCCCTCACTTCAATCTCGGCGCCTATTTGGCGGAAACCATCCGCAGCGTTCTCGATCTTAGCTACGATAACCTCGAGATCGTCGTTGTCGACGACGCGTCGACCGACGAGCACAGCCGTTTCATGATCGGGCAGCTGCGGCGGAAGGAGGATCCGCGGCTGAAGGTCGTCGCGCTGGAGTGTAATCGCGGTTTGGCCAACGCGCGCAACGTCGGTGTCGCCCACGCGGCGGGAGATTACATCCTGACGCTTGATGCGGACGATCTTCTGCACCCCGGCTTTCTGTCGCTCGCGGTCGATGCTCTGGAGCGGAATCCCGAGCATGACTTCGTCGTCCCCCAGGCGGGATATTTCAGGGAAGCCGATGAAATTCCGCTGCCGGGGGAGCCGTCAAATTTTATCGACTACGCGATCTTCACCGGCGAGGCGGTCATCGCGGGCCTTACCGAAAACCGGTTCTCGACCGCGACAGCCGTCTTCAGGAAGACGCTGCTGCAGCGCTTTCCTTATAGGGAGGAGTTGCGCGCCTATGAGGACTGGGATCTCTATCTCAGGCTTTCTCAGGCGGACGTGCGTTGCCTCGTGACCACCGGCGTCTATTTCTACTATCGCCGCCGGGCTGAATCGATGATCGCGCGATGCGAGGCCGATACCAGAACGCGCCCGATGCTCGTCCATGACATGATGCGCGGTGGTGCCGCCGGCAGCTTGCACGACCGTGGCAGGTTCCTGGCGATTTGCGCCGCGGCAACCGCGGAAAGCGAAGCCCGCCAGTTCAAGGAGCAATATCAAACCGTCCGCCTGCCCGAGAGTCGCTTCATGCGGGGCGCGTTGAAGGCGCATGGCTACTGGACGCGTTTGCCGGCGTCTGTGCGATTGATCGCGGGAGGCAGCGTGTTGCTAGCCTGGCGAGGCGCCCGCGGTGTTGTTCGCATCTGGTACCGTCTCCGCCACGGTTTCCCCAGGCGCTCCTGGCCGCGACTGGCCAGGACCTTGTAG
- the coxB gene encoding cytochrome c oxidase subunit II, producing MDSFRLRFLAALAAAAALVVQSGAAFAGVGQPSPWQMGLQVPVTEVADFMHWFHDGLLWIISIIVLFVLGLIIYVGYRFNEKRNPVPSKTTHNALLEVAWTIIPVLILVVIAVPSFRLLRLQLVTPPADITIKATGHQWYWSYEYPEDQNGGFSFDSNMDANGQPRLLAVDNEVVLPVGKTVRVQVTAADVIHAFAMPSFGLKIDAIPGRLNETWFKAEKEGIFYGQCSLICGQNHAFMPIAIRIVSEQQYAAWLTEAKQKFASTGKAPLAVASRTEVLSAE from the coding sequence ATGGATAGTTTTCGTTTGCGGTTCCTGGCCGCACTAGCCGCTGCGGCTGCGCTTGTCGTGCAGTCGGGAGCGGCCTTTGCGGGTGTCGGCCAGCCATCTCCGTGGCAGATGGGGCTGCAGGTTCCCGTCACCGAAGTCGCCGATTTCATGCACTGGTTCCACGACGGGTTGCTGTGGATCATCAGCATCATCGTTCTGTTCGTGCTCGGCCTGATCATTTACGTGGGCTACCGCTTCAACGAGAAGCGCAACCCCGTTCCATCGAAGACGACGCACAACGCGCTGCTGGAAGTGGCCTGGACCATTATCCCCGTGCTCATTCTCGTCGTCATCGCGGTGCCGTCCTTCCGGCTGCTGCGCCTCCAGCTGGTGACGCCGCCGGCCGATATCACCATCAAGGCGACTGGCCATCAGTGGTACTGGTCCTATGAATATCCTGAGGATCAGAACGGCGGCTTCAGCTTTGATTCCAACATGGATGCCAACGGCCAGCCGCGTCTCCTCGCGGTGGACAACGAGGTCGTTCTGCCTGTCGGCAAGACCGTCCGCGTCCAGGTGACTGCCGCTGATGTGATCCACGCCTTCGCGATGCCCTCATTCGGCCTCAAGATCGACGCCATCCCCGGCCGCCTCAACGAGACGTGGTTCAAGGCCGAGAAGGAAGGTATTTTCTATGGCCAGTGCTCGCTGATCTGCGGCCAGAACCACGCCTTCATGCCGATCGCGATTCGCATCGTCAGCGAGCAGCAGTACGCTGCGTGGCTGACGGAGGCGAAGCAGAAATTCGCTTCGACCGGCAAGGCCCCCCTGGCGGTGGCTTCGCGGACTGAAGTACTGAGCGCGGAATAA
- a CDS encoding cytochrome c oxidase assembly protein produces the protein MTTPADPSTTAPVLAYTPEEKEARRVAAQRAARRTAVVCCGVVAVMTGLSFAAVPLYDLFCRVTGFGGTPRVGTGPADTVSDRGMSVRFDANTSQGVSWQFKPEVRTVDVKLGETKTVFYKIANTSTRPTTGIASFNVQPDLAGAYFVKIQCFCFTEQTLQPGEVIEAPVVFYVDPALAKDRNLRDLSTITLSYTMFPSKDGAPLANAEGDKGKGNDKSQL, from the coding sequence ATGACCACGCCCGCCGATCCCAGCACCACAGCGCCGGTACTCGCATACACGCCAGAGGAAAAAGAGGCGCGTCGCGTTGCGGCCCAGCGTGCGGCGCGGCGGACCGCCGTCGTCTGCTGCGGCGTGGTGGCTGTGATGACGGGTCTGTCGTTTGCGGCCGTTCCTCTTTATGACCTTTTTTGTCGCGTCACCGGCTTCGGCGGCACGCCCCGTGTGGGAACCGGGCCAGCCGATACCGTGAGTGACCGCGGCATGTCCGTCCGTTTCGACGCGAACACGTCGCAGGGCGTCTCCTGGCAATTCAAGCCGGAGGTCCGCACCGTCGACGTCAAGCTCGGCGAGACGAAGACCGTCTTCTACAAGATCGCCAATACCTCGACCCGCCCCACGACGGGCATCGCGAGCTTCAATGTTCAGCCGGATCTCGCGGGCGCCTATTTCGTGAAAATCCAGTGCTTCTGCTTTACGGAGCAGACTTTGCAGCCGGGTGAGGTCATCGAGGCTCCGGTCGTCTTTTATGTCGACCCCGCCCTCGCCAAGGACCGCAATCTGCGCGATCTGTCCACGATCACGCTGTCTTACACCATGTTCCCTTCCAAGGATGGCGCTCCGCTGGCCAACGCCGAGGGCGACAAGGGTAAGGGTAACGACAAGTCACAACTGTGA
- a CDS encoding heme o synthase produces the protein MAVVRDEFVKAGGAAVSGDTHGAALSTMSTGEIRDFVSLLKPRVMSLVVFTALVGLIVTPGHVNPVLGFVSILAIAIGAGASGCLNMWWDADIDAVMSRTRDRPIPAGRIMPGEALSFGMMLAGGSVVVLGLASNWFAAAFLAFTIFFYAVVYSMWLKRSTPQNIVIGGAAGAFPPMIGEAVVTGQVSLDGLALFLIIFLWTPPHFWALALVKSEDYARAGIPMLPNVAGPDATRFQILLYTLILVPCGMLPFILGFGGAVYAVIAAISGAAMFVLAWRVYRHRVEPVATRAAYQLFAFSIVYLFLLFATLLVEHLFGLGGRASLDLPRVVELWQWVAGSLS, from the coding sequence ATGGCAGTTGTGAGGGACGAGTTCGTGAAGGCCGGTGGCGCTGCAGTTTCAGGCGATACGCATGGTGCGGCGCTCTCGACGATGTCGACGGGCGAGATCCGTGATTTCGTCAGCCTGCTCAAGCCGCGGGTCATGTCTCTTGTCGTCTTCACGGCCCTGGTCGGCCTGATCGTGACGCCTGGCCACGTCAATCCCGTACTCGGTTTCGTGTCCATCCTGGCGATCGCAATCGGCGCCGGCGCGTCCGGTTGCCTCAACATGTGGTGGGACGCCGATATCGACGCCGTGATGTCGCGGACCCGCGACCGGCCGATCCCGGCAGGACGCATCATGCCGGGCGAAGCGCTATCCTTCGGGATGATGCTGGCGGGCGGTTCGGTGGTCGTGCTGGGGCTCGCCTCGAACTGGTTCGCCGCCGCCTTCCTCGCTTTCACGATCTTCTTCTACGCCGTCGTCTATTCGATGTGGCTGAAGCGCTCGACCCCCCAGAACATCGTGATCGGCGGGGCCGCGGGCGCATTCCCGCCGATGATCGGTGAGGCGGTCGTCACGGGGCAGGTCAGCCTGGATGGGCTGGCGCTGTTCCTCATCATCTTCCTCTGGACGCCGCCGCATTTCTGGGCGCTCGCGCTGGTGAAGTCCGAGGACTACGCGCGGGCTGGGATCCCGATGCTGCCGAATGTGGCTGGCCCGGATGCGACGCGTTTCCAGATCCTCCTGTATACGCTCATACTCGTGCCCTGCGGCATGCTGCCCTTCATCCTCGGCTTCGGTGGCGCGGTCTATGCGGTGATCGCCGCGATCAGCGGCGCGGCCATGTTCGTGCTGGCCTGGCGGGTTTACCGGCATCGCGTCGAACCGGTCGCCACGCGCGCAGCCTATCAGCTGTTCGCCTTCTCGATTGTCTATCTCTTTCTTCTGTTTGCAACGCTTCTGGTCGAGCACCTGTTCGGCCTTGGTGGGCGTGCGAGCCTGGACCTCCCGCGTGTCGTCGAGCTCTGGCAGTGGGTGGCGGGGAGCCTGTCATGA
- a CDS encoding invasion associated locus B family protein: MNAAMAQGAVRGSYGEWQMRCEVPPGAKNEQCALVQSVAAEDRPNVTLLVIILKTADNKSRLLRVVAPLGVLLPAGLGLKIDQTDVGRAGFVRCLTTGCVAEVVMDDNLTNQLRTGKAATFIVFQTPEEGIGIPVSLSGFDKGLESLP; the protein is encoded by the coding sequence ATGAATGCGGCGATGGCGCAGGGCGCGGTTCGCGGCAGCTATGGCGAATGGCAGATGCGCTGCGAGGTGCCACCCGGCGCCAAGAACGAGCAATGCGCCCTCGTCCAGAGCGTGGCCGCCGAAGACCGCCCGAATGTCACGCTGCTGGTCATCATCCTGAAGACCGCCGATAACAAAAGCCGGCTATTGCGCGTGGTCGCGCCGCTCGGTGTTCTGCTGCCCGCGGGGCTCGGCCTCAAGATCGACCAGACCGACGTCGGCCGCGCTGGTTTTGTCCGCTGCCTGACGACGGGGTGCGTCGCCGAGGTCGTCATGGACGACAATCTCACCAATCAGCTCCGAACCGGCAAGGCCGCGACCTTCATTGTCTTCCAGACGCCCGAAGAAGGCATCGGCATTCCGGTATCGCTGTCCGGCTTCGACAAAGGCCTGGAAAGCCTCCCCTGA
- the thrC gene encoding threonine synthase: protein MLHVSTRGEAPVIGFTEALLAGLARDGGLYVPENWPALSGQEIAGFAGRTYEDIAATVVGRLTDGDMPDDVLAGMINDAYATFRHPAVCPLVQLDDNLFVLELFHGPTLAFKDVAMQLLGRMMDHVLKARGERATIVGATSGDTGSAAIEAFRGLDRVDVFILYPHGRVSEVQRRQMTTVDAPNVHAIAVEGTFDDCQAILKGLFNNHAFRDALKLSGVNSINWARIVAQTVYYFTAGVSLGAPHRPVAFSVPTGNFGDVFAGYAAKRMGLPIAGFTIATNANDILARTLATGSYTVTGVKPTSSPSMDIQVSSNFERLLYDACGRDAAEVRRLMAHLAQAGSFTIGDRPLAAIRSEFGAEAVSEEETSAEIARTWKTTGYLTDPHTAVALAAARRVQPTDPSVPMVALSTAHPAKFPDAVERASGVRPPLPEHLADLLGGREHFTVVANDASAIEAFIRDRARALQ, encoded by the coding sequence TTGCTGCATGTGTCGACCCGGGGCGAAGCACCCGTCATCGGTTTCACGGAAGCCTTGCTTGCCGGCCTCGCGCGTGACGGCGGCCTTTATGTACCTGAGAACTGGCCGGCCCTGTCGGGGCAAGAGATCGCGGGTTTCGCGGGTCGCACCTATGAGGATATTGCAGCGACGGTTGTCGGCCGCCTGACGGACGGAGACATGCCGGACGACGTTCTGGCGGGCATGATCAACGACGCCTATGCCACGTTCCGACACCCGGCCGTCTGCCCGCTTGTGCAGCTCGATGACAACCTCTTCGTGCTGGAGCTGTTCCACGGCCCGACACTCGCCTTCAAGGACGTGGCCATGCAGCTCCTCGGCCGCATGATGGACCACGTGCTGAAGGCACGCGGCGAACGCGCGACCATCGTGGGAGCGACCTCCGGCGACACCGGTTCGGCCGCGATCGAGGCCTTCCGCGGGCTCGATCGGGTTGACGTGTTCATCCTCTACCCGCACGGGCGCGTATCCGAGGTCCAGCGGCGACAGATGACCACGGTCGATGCGCCGAATGTCCACGCCATCGCCGTGGAGGGCACGTTCGATGATTGCCAGGCGATCCTGAAGGGGCTCTTCAACAACCACGCTTTCCGGGACGCATTGAAGCTCTCGGGGGTCAATTCCATCAACTGGGCGCGCATCGTCGCCCAGACGGTCTATTACTTCACGGCGGGCGTCAGCCTCGGCGCGCCGCACCGTCCGGTCGCCTTCAGCGTGCCGACGGGGAATTTCGGCGATGTGTTCGCCGGCTATGCCGCCAAGCGCATGGGATTGCCGATCGCCGGTTTCACCATAGCCACCAATGCCAATGACATTCTGGCGCGCACGCTGGCAACGGGCAGCTACACGGTAACGGGCGTCAAGCCGACATCCTCGCCGTCCATGGATATCCAGGTGTCGTCCAATTTCGAACGCCTCCTGTACGACGCCTGCGGGCGCGATGCGGCTGAGGTGCGCCGCCTGATGGCGCATCTCGCGCAGGCTGGCTCGTTCACCATCGGCGACCGGCCGCTTGCCGCCATCCGATCGGAGTTCGGCGCCGAGGCGGTGTCGGAGGAGGAGACCAGCGCAGAGATCGCGCGGACATGGAAGACGACGGGCTACCTCACCGATCCGCATACGGCGGTCGCGCTCGCGGCCGCGCGGCGTGTGCAGCCCACGGATCCCTCGGTGCCCATGGTGGCGCTGTCGACGGCCCATCCTGCCAAGTTCCCGGATGCCGTGGAGCGGGCTTCTGGCGTTCGTCCGCCGCTTCCCGAGCACCTGGCCGATCTCCTTGGTGGGCGCGAGCATTTCACCGTCGTGGCAAATGATGCATCCGCCATCGAGGCCTTCATTCGCGATCGCGCGCGAGCCCTGCAGTGA
- a CDS encoding SURF1 family protein translates to MSRFRQLLVPGLCTLVALAILLGLGFWQVERLQWKEELISRISARIHDAPVALPPESAWAGWSAAQDEYRPVRAEGRFLNDKTVYVTANAELRPKGGATLGYMVLTPLALADGGVVIVNRGFVPRELRDSVQLDANAATVPVAVTGLLRAPQEQGWFVPEDRPSRDDPTQGDWFTRDPVRIGASLGLERVAPFLIDEALVEGGPAWPRGGLTVLTFPNRHLEYALTWFGLAATLVAVFLAWALRRR, encoded by the coding sequence ATGAGCCGTTTCCGGCAACTGCTTGTTCCCGGCCTGTGCACCCTGGTCGCACTTGCCATCCTGCTCGGACTTGGCTTCTGGCAGGTGGAGCGTCTTCAATGGAAGGAAGAGCTGATCAGCCGGATCAGCGCGCGCATCCATGACGCGCCGGTCGCATTGCCGCCGGAATCGGCCTGGGCTGGCTGGTCGGCGGCGCAGGATGAATATCGGCCGGTCAGGGCCGAGGGCCGCTTCCTCAACGACAAGACCGTTTATGTGACAGCGAACGCGGAGCTGCGCCCCAAGGGTGGCGCAACGCTCGGCTATATGGTGCTGACGCCGCTCGCGCTTGCGGATGGTGGCGTTGTCATTGTCAATCGCGGCTTCGTCCCACGGGAATTGCGCGACAGTGTGCAACTCGACGCGAACGCCGCCACGGTCCCGGTTGCCGTCACCGGCCTCCTGCGCGCGCCACAGGAGCAGGGGTGGTTCGTGCCGGAGGACCGACCCTCGCGGGATGATCCTACACAGGGGGACTGGTTCACGCGGGACCCCGTTCGCATCGGCGCCTCCCTCGGGCTGGAGCGTGTCGCGCCGTTCCTCATCGATGAGGCGTTGGTGGAAGGCGGGCCGGCCTGGCCGCGCGGGGGACTGACAGTCCTCACCTTCCCGAACCGCCATCTCGAATATGCGCTGACCTGGTTTGGCCTGGCGGCCACGCTCGTCGCCGTGTTCCTCGCGTGGGCGCTGCGGCGCCGATAG
- the ctaD gene encoding cytochrome c oxidase subunit I encodes MASTAAQAHDGHAYPTGWRRWVLSTNHKDIGTLYLLFALGGGIIGGFLSILMRIELQEPGLQIFANGQAYNVVVTGHGLIMVFFVVMPALIGGFGNWFVPIMIGAPDMAFPRMNNISYWLTVAGFSLLVISLFVEGAPGTAGFGGGWTVYPPLSVSGHPGPALDFGILALHLAGASSILGAINFITTILNMRAPGMTLHKMPLFAWAVLVTAFLLLLSLPVLAGAITMLLTDRNFGTTFFDPSGGGDPVLYQHLFWFFGHPEVYIMILPAFGAISHIISTFARKPIFGYLGMAYAMVAIGVVGFIVWAHHMYTVGLSLDTQRYFVFATMVIAVPTGIKIFSWIATMWGGSIRFTAPMIWAIGFVFLFTVGGVTGVVLANAGIDRELHNTYYVVAHFHYVLSLGAVFGIFASWYYWFPKMTGYICPDWIGKLHFWLAFIGANVLFFPMHFLGLAGMPRHYVDYPNAYAGWHYVASIGSYIFAFSLLVFFYGVFVAFARKERAADNPWGEGATTLEWTLSSPPPFHQFETLPRITGSSH; translated from the coding sequence ATGGCTTCGACGGCGGCGCAGGCGCACGACGGTCATGCCTACCCAACGGGATGGCGGCGGTGGGTGCTATCCACCAACCACAAGGACATCGGCACGCTTTACCTGCTCTTCGCTCTCGGCGGTGGGATCATTGGTGGGTTCCTGTCGATCCTGATGCGTATCGAGCTGCAGGAGCCCGGGCTGCAGATATTTGCCAACGGTCAGGCCTACAACGTCGTGGTTACGGGCCACGGCCTGATCATGGTGTTCTTCGTGGTCATGCCGGCGTTGATCGGCGGGTTCGGCAACTGGTTCGTCCCGATCATGATCGGCGCGCCGGACATGGCCTTCCCGCGCATGAACAACATTTCGTACTGGCTCACGGTAGCCGGCTTCAGCCTGCTTGTGATCTCGCTGTTCGTGGAGGGCGCGCCGGGCACGGCGGGCTTCGGCGGCGGCTGGACGGTCTATCCGCCGCTGTCCGTTTCGGGGCATCCCGGGCCGGCGCTTGATTTCGGCATCCTGGCTCTCCATCTGGCCGGCGCATCGTCGATCCTCGGCGCTATCAATTTCATCACCACCATTCTCAACATGCGCGCGCCGGGCATGACGCTGCACAAGATGCCGCTCTTCGCCTGGGCCGTGCTGGTGACGGCGTTCCTGCTGCTTCTCTCGCTGCCGGTTCTCGCTGGCGCCATCACCATGCTGCTGACAGACCGCAACTTCGGGACAACCTTCTTCGATCCGTCGGGAGGTGGTGATCCCGTGCTGTACCAGCATCTGTTCTGGTTCTTCGGGCATCCGGAAGTGTACATCATGATCCTGCCGGCCTTCGGCGCGATCAGCCACATCATCTCGACCTTCGCCCGCAAGCCAATCTTCGGCTATCTCGGCATGGCCTATGCCATGGTGGCGATCGGCGTCGTCGGTTTCATCGTGTGGGCGCACCACATGTATACGGTTGGCCTGTCGCTCGACACGCAGCGCTACTTCGTGTTCGCGACGATGGTCATCGCGGTGCCGACGGGTATCAAGATCTTCTCGTGGATCGCGACGATGTGGGGCGGTTCGATCCGCTTCACCGCTCCGATGATCTGGGCCATCGGCTTCGTGTTCCTGTTCACGGTCGGCGGCGTCACCGGCGTCGTGCTGGCCAACGCCGGCATCGATCGCGAGCTGCACAACACCTACTACGTGGTCGCGCATTTCCACTACGTGCTGTCGCTCGGCGCTGTCTTCGGCATCTTCGCGAGCTGGTACTACTGGTTCCCGAAGATGACGGGCTACATCTGCCCGGACTGGATCGGCAAGCTCCACTTCTGGCTCGCCTTCATCGGCGCGAACGTCCTGTTCTTCCCGATGCATTTCCTCGGTCTCGCCGGCATGCCGCGCCACTATGTCGACTATCCCAACGCTTATGCGGGTTGGCATTATGTGGCGTCGATTGGCTCCTACATCTTCGCATTCAGCCTTCTCGTCTTCTTCTATGGCGTGTTCGTTGCCTTCGCCCGCAAGGAACGCGCGGCGGATAATCCGTGGGGCGAGGGTGCGACGACGCTGGAATGGACGCTGTCGTCGCCGCCTCCCTTCCATCAGTTCGAGACCTTGCCTCGTATCACGGGGTCGAGCCACTGA
- a CDS encoding DUF983 domain-containing protein produces MSDQDYPPQSPIATGLAGCCPRCGQGKLFNGFIALKPRCEACGLDYSFADSADGPAVFIMLIGGFIVCGLALWLEVSYEPPWWVHLFTTLPVALIVCLGLLRPFKGVMVALQYHNKAEEGRLER; encoded by the coding sequence ATGAGCGATCAGGACTATCCTCCGCAGTCGCCGATTGCGACGGGTCTTGCCGGATGTTGCCCGCGCTGCGGCCAGGGGAAGCTGTTCAATGGCTTCATCGCGCTGAAGCCCCGGTGTGAAGCCTGCGGGCTTGACTACAGCTTCGCCGACTCCGCCGACGGCCCGGCCGTATTCATCATGCTGATCGGCGGTTTCATCGTCTGCGGTCTGGCGCTCTGGCTGGAGGTGTCCTACGAGCCGCCATGGTGGGTGCATCTTTTCACCACCCTGCCGGTCGCGCTCATCGTGTGCCTCGGCCTGTTGCGTCCGTTCAAGGGCGTGATGGTGGCGCTTCAATACCATAACAAGGCTGAGGAAGGACGGTTGGAGCGCTGA
- a CDS encoding cytochrome c oxidase subunit 3 yields the protein MAEAHAKHHDYHLVNPSPWPFIGSFGAFIMAVGAVMWMKNMAVGGLHAGPLVFGFGLIAVLYTMLSWWTDVVHEANTGDHTRVVQLHHRYGMMMFIASEVMFFVAWFWAYFDASLFPHEAIQFARAEFTGGVWPPKGIETFDPWHLPLFNTLILLTSGTTVTWAHHAMIHGDRDGVKQALWLTVALGLLFSFVQAVEYSHAAFGFSGNIYGATFFMATGFHGFHVIIGTIFLAVCLYRMYLGHFTPQQHLGFEFAAWYWHFVDVVWLFLFAAIYVWGAGPSH from the coding sequence ATGGCTGAGGCGCACGCCAAGCATCACGATTATCACTTGGTCAACCCGAGCCCGTGGCCTTTCATCGGCTCCTTCGGCGCTTTCATCATGGCTGTGGGCGCCGTGATGTGGATGAAGAACATGGCGGTGGGCGGCCTGCACGCCGGACCGCTGGTCTTCGGTTTCGGGCTTATCGCCGTACTCTACACGATGCTCTCGTGGTGGACGGACGTCGTCCATGAGGCCAACACCGGTGACCACACGCGCGTGGTGCAGCTGCATCACCGTTACGGGATGATGATGTTCATCGCCTCGGAGGTGATGTTCTTCGTTGCCTGGTTCTGGGCCTATTTCGACGCGAGCCTGTTCCCCCACGAGGCGATTCAGTTTGCCCGTGCGGAATTCACGGGAGGTGTCTGGCCGCCGAAGGGCATCGAGACCTTCGATCCCTGGCATTTGCCGCTCTTCAACACGCTCATCCTGCTGACGTCGGGCACGACCGTGACCTGGGCGCACCATGCCATGATCCATGGGGATCGGGATGGCGTGAAGCAGGCGCTGTGGCTCACGGTGGCGCTCGGGCTTCTCTTCAGCTTTGTCCAGGCGGTCGAGTACAGCCACGCGGCGTTCGGCTTCTCCGGGAACATCTATGGCGCCACCTTCTTCATGGCGACCGGCTTCCACGGCTTCCACGTCATCATCGGCACGATCTTCCTGGCGGTCTGCCTTTACCGGATGTACCTCGGCCATTTCACGCCGCAGCAGCATCTCGGCTTCGAGTTCGCGGCCTGGTACTGGCATTTCGTCGACGTCGTGTGGCTTTTCCTGTTCGCGGCGATCTATGTCTGGGGTGCTGGCCCGAGCCATTGA